In Arthrobacter sp. SLBN-83, one DNA window encodes the following:
- the prpB gene encoding methylisocitrate lyase, translated as MLYSKTTPEQKRIRFRELLSSGTIQQFPGAFNPLSARLIEEKGFAGVYISGAVLANDLGLPDIGLTTLTEVATRAGQIARMTDLPSIVDADTGFGEPMNVARTVQELENAGLAGCHIEDQFNPKRCGHLDGKNVVDLDTATKRIRAAADARRDPNFLIMARTDIRATDGLEAAQDRARALVEAGADAIFPEAMKDLSEFQAIRDAVDVPILANMTEFGKSDLFTVDQLAGVGVNMIIYPVTLLRSAMGAAERTLEAIKSDGTQEAQVPNMLTRARLYDLVDYEAYNRFDTGVFNFQIPGI; from the coding sequence ATGCTGTACTCCAAGACCACGCCGGAGCAGAAGCGGATCCGGTTCCGCGAGCTGCTCTCCTCCGGCACCATCCAGCAGTTCCCCGGCGCGTTCAATCCCCTCTCCGCCCGTTTGATCGAGGAGAAGGGCTTCGCCGGGGTCTACATTTCCGGTGCCGTCCTGGCCAACGACCTGGGCCTGCCGGACATCGGGCTGACCACGCTGACCGAGGTGGCCACCCGGGCCGGCCAGATTGCCCGCATGACGGACCTGCCCTCGATTGTCGACGCCGACACCGGCTTCGGCGAGCCCATGAACGTGGCGCGCACCGTGCAGGAACTCGAGAACGCGGGCCTGGCCGGCTGCCACATCGAGGACCAGTTCAACCCCAAGCGCTGCGGCCACCTGGACGGCAAGAACGTGGTTGACCTGGACACCGCCACCAAGCGGATCCGTGCCGCCGCCGACGCCCGCCGCGACCCGAACTTCCTGATCATGGCCCGGACCGACATCCGTGCCACCGACGGGCTGGAAGCAGCCCAGGACCGGGCAAGGGCCCTGGTTGAGGCCGGAGCGGACGCCATCTTCCCGGAGGCCATGAAGGACCTCAGCGAGTTCCAGGCCATCCGGGACGCCGTGGACGTGCCGATCCTGGCCAACATGACCGAGTTCGGCAAGAGCGACCTGTTCACCGTGGACCAGCTGGCCGGCGTCGGCGTCAACATGATTATCTATCCGGTGACGCTGCTCCGTAGTGCCATGGGCGCTGCCGAGCGTACTCTGGAAGCGATCAAGTCCGACGGCACCCAGGAGGCACAGGTCCCAAACATGCTGACCCGTGCCCGGCTCTACGACCTCGTCGATTATGAGGCCTACAACCGCTTTGACACCGGGGTGTTCAACTTCCAAATCCCCGGCATCTGA